Proteins encoded in a region of the Methanofollis tationis genome:
- the coaBC gene encoding bifunctional phosphopantothenoylcysteine decarboxylase/phosphopantothenate--cysteine ligase CoaBC — translation MTGGGKLEGKTIILGVTGSIAAVETVRLAHELRRRGAAVQAVMTAAACGIVHPDALTYATGREAIVRCTGMVEHVLYCGEGGCADLLLVAPCTANTIGKIACGIDDTPVTTFATTALGRRMPVVVAPAMHESMYRHPAVAANLERLRAWGIEIVPPRIEEGRAKIAGIEEIVLHAERALSGRPLAGKRVLITSGACAEAVDDVRVLTTRSTGQMGRALALEAFRLGAEVTVVHAGRFPCVRNVHAETAAEMMEAVLREAPAADIYISAAAISDFLPERAEGKIPSGTGRTIRLEPLPKVLDAVLDVFTGTAVAFKLGWDEEARARSMLASGVAMVVTNAPPAMGAAGGEFVMMTGERSEQVSGTKEEVAAAIWSALL, via the coding sequence ATGACCGGCGGCGGAAAACTCGAAGGGAAAACAATAATTCTGGGCGTTACCGGCAGCATTGCGGCGGTCGAGACGGTGCGGCTCGCCCACGAGCTGCGGCGGCGCGGCGCCGCGGTGCAGGCGGTGATGACGGCGGCGGCCTGCGGGATCGTCCACCCGGACGCCCTCACGTATGCGACGGGCCGGGAGGCGATCGTCCGCTGCACCGGCATGGTGGAGCACGTCCTCTACTGCGGGGAAGGCGGATGCGCCGACCTGCTGCTCGTCGCACCCTGCACGGCGAACACCATCGGGAAGATCGCCTGCGGGATCGACGATACCCCGGTCACCACCTTTGCGACGACGGCGCTCGGCCGCAGGATGCCAGTGGTGGTGGCGCCGGCGATGCACGAGAGCATGTACCGCCACCCGGCCGTCGCCGCAAACCTTGAGCGCCTGCGGGCCTGGGGCATCGAGATCGTCCCGCCGCGGATCGAGGAGGGGCGGGCGAAGATCGCCGGGATCGAGGAGATCGTCCTCCACGCCGAACGTGCCCTCTCGGGTCGGCCCCTTGCCGGAAAACGGGTGCTGATCACGAGCGGCGCCTGCGCCGAGGCGGTGGACGATGTCCGGGTGCTCACCACCCGCTCGACCGGGCAGATGGGCCGCGCCCTGGCCCTCGAGGCATTCAGGCTCGGGGCGGAGGTGACGGTCGTCCATGCGGGCCGGTTCCCGTGCGTGCGGAATGTGCATGCCGAAACGGCCGCGGAGATGATGGAGGCCGTCCTTCGAGAGGCGCCGGCGGCAGACATCTATATCTCGGCGGCGGCGATCTCGGACTTTTTGCCCGAACGGGCAGAGGGGAAGATCCCGAGCGGGACGGGGCGGACGATCCGTCTCGAACCGCTCCCGAAGGTGCTGGACGCCGTGCTCGATGTTTTTACCGGGACGGCGGTCGCCTTCAAACTCGGCTGGGACGAGGAGGCGCGGGCGCGCTCGATGCTGGCCTCAGGCGTCGCCATGGTGGTGACGAATGCGCCGCCGGCGATGGGGGCCGCCGGGGGGGAGTTTGTAATGATGACGGGGGAGAGGAGCGAACAGGTGAGCGGGACGAAGGAGGAGGTGGCGGCGGCGATATGGTCCGCACTGCTGTAG
- a CDS encoding class I SAM-dependent methyltransferase yields the protein MRVRRVRKEALAAAVREPWADPSRRPYVEGEVALVPVREGYPCDDDLPERRPYCGRPFQMIGDTAVVRGRRPTAEEVAAILAWRRPACVLYLAAIEGVRRLPAVETLYGEAHPVCHHENGLCYRLNPAEVMYAAGNLEERALMGRTVQEGERVADMFAGIGYFTLPMAAAGANVHAMEINPVSFGYLAENIEANGLIGRVTAECGDCRSLLAGTYDRIVMGHFDAVAFLSEALAHARGGTTIHLHALGDVADAARVSAESTGFKVRIATRKVKKYGPHIWHIVHEMVLS from the coding sequence ATGCGGGTGCGGAGGGTCAGGAAAGAGGCGCTTGCGGCAGCGGTGCGCGAGCCGTGGGCCGATCCCTCCCGCAGGCCGTATGTCGAGGGGGAGGTCGCCCTGGTGCCGGTGCGCGAGGGGTATCCCTGCGATGATGACCTCCCTGAGCGGCGGCCGTATTGCGGCCGGCCTTTCCAGATGATCGGCGACACGGCGGTGGTGCGCGGCCGGCGGCCGACCGCGGAGGAGGTGGCGGCGATCCTCGCCTGGCGACGGCCGGCCTGCGTGCTGTACCTCGCGGCGATCGAGGGTGTCCGCCGCCTGCCTGCGGTGGAGACGCTCTACGGCGAGGCTCACCCGGTCTGCCACCACGAGAACGGACTTTGCTACCGGCTTAACCCGGCCGAGGTGATGTATGCGGCCGGAAACCTGGAGGAGCGGGCCTTGATGGGCAGGACGGTGCAGGAAGGCGAGCGGGTGGCCGACATGTTCGCCGGGATCGGCTACTTCACCCTGCCGATGGCGGCGGCCGGGGCGAATGTGCACGCCATGGAGATAAACCCGGTCTCGTTCGGCTACCTCGCGGAGAATATCGAGGCGAACGGGCTTATCGGGAGGGTCACGGCTGAGTGCGGCGACTGCCGCAGCCTGCTCGCCGGCACCTACGACCGGATCGTGATGGGGCATTTCGACGCCGTTGCGTTTCTCTCCGAAGCCCTCGCCCATGCAAGGGGGGGAACCACCATCCACCTCCACGCCCTCGGGGACGTTGCGGACGCGGCCCGGGTTTCGGCTGAATCGACCGGTTTCAAGGTCAGAATCGCCACCCGCAAAGTAAAGAAATATGGGCCGCATATATGGCATATCGTACACGAGATGGTGCTCTCATGA
- a CDS encoding 60S ribosomal export protein NMD3, with the protein MEILRSVCPRCGKPSAGLCNECRAAETEWFTCDPRVETIYCPVCDSRKQGKTWSDTTVDRAALLQELAYSALHFHPDVRRPEVQFTFRETSPNRTAVTAEVRGLLYGVEVSGECSTKIVWIKEQCDRCNRISGGYYEGIIQVRATDRRPSVREIDRAARITEELETSLQEAGERLAFVSKVEATKDGLDIVVGSNHMGQILASQITGALGGRLSTHPKLVGEKDGKKLYRITFLIRLPRYQRGDVVLSRGRYLEVRSATQGQVQAFDLQDGTNRIVREDEIERLVGNVGDAESALVAYLYDDVLGILDPRTQGAVECRALPWLHPEEGGTVMVIRDSETGQFVLVG; encoded by the coding sequence ATGGAAATCCTCAGGAGCGTCTGCCCGCGATGCGGCAAACCCTCGGCCGGGCTCTGCAATGAGTGCCGGGCGGCCGAGACAGAATGGTTCACCTGCGACCCGAGAGTGGAGACGATCTACTGCCCGGTCTGCGACTCGCGCAAACAGGGGAAGACCTGGAGCGACACCACCGTCGATAGGGCGGCCCTGCTCCAGGAGCTGGCGTATTCGGCGCTTCACTTCCACCCGGACGTCAGGCGCCCGGAGGTGCAGTTCACCTTCAGGGAGACGAGCCCGAACCGGACGGCCGTCACCGCGGAGGTCCGCGGCCTGCTCTACGGGGTCGAGGTCTCGGGCGAGTGCAGCACGAAGATCGTCTGGATAAAAGAGCAGTGCGACCGGTGCAACCGGATCAGCGGCGGGTATTACGAGGGGATCATCCAGGTGCGGGCGACCGACCGGCGGCCCTCGGTGCGCGAGATCGACCGGGCGGCACGGATCACCGAGGAACTCGAGACCTCCCTCCAGGAGGCGGGCGAACGCCTCGCCTTTGTCTCGAAGGTCGAGGCGACGAAGGACGGGCTGGATATCGTGGTCGGCTCGAACCATATGGGCCAGATCCTCGCGAGCCAGATCACCGGCGCCCTCGGCGGCCGTCTCTCCACCCACCCGAAGCTCGTGGGGGAGAAGGACGGGAAGAAGCTCTACCGGATCACCTTCCTGATCCGCCTGCCGCGCTACCAGCGCGGGGACGTCGTCCTCAGCCGCGGCCGGTACCTTGAGGTGCGCTCGGCGACGCAGGGGCAGGTGCAGGCCTTCGACCTGCAGGACGGTACGAACCGGATCGTCAGGGAGGACGAGATCGAACGGCTTGTCGGGAATGTCGGCGATGCCGAGAGCGCCCTCGTCGCCTATCTCTACGACGACGTCCTGGGCATCCTGGACCCGCGAACGCAGGGCGCGGTGGAGTGCCGGGCGCTGCCCTGGCTCCACCCCGAAGAGGGCGGGACGGTCATGGTGATCAGGGACAGCGAGACCGGACAGTTCGTGCTCGTCGGGTGA
- a CDS encoding DUF424 domain-containing protein: MYLKVHHTPQGEVVAVCDADLLNTTLSHGDVRIAITGAFYGTEQATEEEIRAALKNASNANLMGKKATGVAIAMGLITQKGCLSVGGVPHAIIITV; encoded by the coding sequence ATGTACCTGAAAGTCCACCATACACCACAGGGTGAGGTGGTGGCGGTCTGCGATGCCGACCTGCTCAACACCACCCTCAGCCACGGCGACGTCCGGATCGCCATCACCGGGGCGTTTTACGGCACCGAGCAGGCGACCGAGGAAGAGATCCGCGCCGCCCTTAAAAATGCCAGCAATGCAAACCTCATGGGGAAGAAGGCGACCGGGGTCGCCATCGCCATGGGACTGATCACACAGAAGGGATGCCTGTCTGTCGGCGGCGTCCCGCATGCCATCATCATCACCGTCTGA
- a CDS encoding TatD family hydrolase: MKPPEIPITDDHIHFNPRAGRGVEAAKDFLRAGGTHLFMVSLPAYSLGVLPRTGDDYREAFDETLRVAGLVRGVGITVFPVLGVHPVELLKYAEKVGLQAAEEIVCAGLDVAAGYVEEGLAVALKSGRPHFPVAPEIAAASERVLVRALELSADAGCALQIHAESGPCADILDLAARAGMDGSRVVKHYATPETPLVPSFLAKQEGLAEMARSGRRFMMETDYMDENSRPGAVMGPKSVPRITRHLLESGAITPGDAWCIHAETPGRVYGVEIAL, translated from the coding sequence ATGAAGCCTCCTGAGATCCCGATCACCGACGATCACATCCACTTCAACCCGCGTGCAGGCCGCGGCGTCGAGGCGGCGAAGGACTTTTTGCGGGCCGGCGGGACGCACCTGTTCATGGTCTCCCTGCCGGCCTACTCCCTGGGCGTTCTGCCGCGGACCGGCGACGACTACCGGGAGGCCTTCGATGAGACGCTCCGCGTGGCCGGGCTGGTGCGGGGCGTCGGGATCACGGTCTTCCCGGTCCTCGGCGTCCACCCGGTCGAACTCCTGAAGTATGCGGAGAAGGTCGGCCTCCAGGCCGCCGAGGAGATTGTCTGCGCAGGGCTCGACGTGGCGGCCGGATACGTGGAGGAAGGACTGGCCGTCGCCCTCAAGAGCGGGCGGCCGCATTTCCCGGTGGCGCCCGAGATCGCCGCGGCGTCGGAACGGGTGCTGGTGCGGGCGCTGGAGCTCAGCGCCGATGCCGGGTGCGCTCTCCAGATCCACGCCGAGAGCGGCCCCTGCGCCGATATCCTCGATCTTGCCGCACGGGCCGGCATGGATGGAAGCCGCGTCGTCAAACACTATGCGACGCCCGAGACCCCCCTGGTCCCGTCGTTTCTTGCAAAGCAGGAGGGGCTGGCCGAAATGGCGCGTTCAGGCCGGCGGTTCATGATGGAGACCGATTACATGGACGAGAACAGCCGGCCCGGAGCGGTGATGGGGCCGAAGTCCGTGCCCAGGATCACCCGTCACCTGCTGGAGAGCGGTGCGATCACGCCCGGGGACGCATGGTGTATCCATGCCGAAACTCCGGGCCGCGTCTACGGTGTGGAGATCGCCCTCTAG
- a CDS encoding dihydroneopterin aldolase family protein, which translates to MVSDREQAVFEAGIKLGALYHQWVGTPISRATAASVEAAIEAAVGLQPYVTAITVRLNRDLMTANPFGYSELRGEMFAVTITTEYGGARCVADLHYTGEYPLMSIRSVDEAS; encoded by the coding sequence ATGGTTTCTGACAGGGAACAGGCGGTCTTCGAGGCCGGGATCAAACTCGGCGCCCTGTACCACCAGTGGGTCGGCACCCCGATCTCGCGGGCGACGGCGGCCTCGGTGGAGGCGGCGATCGAGGCGGCGGTCGGGCTCCAGCCCTACGTGACCGCGATCACGGTCAGGCTCAACCGCGACCTGATGACGGCGAACCCGTTCGGCTACTCTGAGCTGCGGGGCGAGATGTTCGCGGTGACGATCACGACCGAGTACGGCGGGGCCCGCTGCGTCGCCGACCTGCACTATACCGGCGAATACCCGCTGATGAGCATTCGAAGTGTCGATGAAGCCTCCTGA
- a CDS encoding DUF5591 domain-containing protein yields the protein MADRDESAGNGYVTPPFFRPEFEEAFQFIVGAYAVRPSDLAVFLPCSVQKPYSTSPSHRKFDEVIATAVPAVRAHVVVFGTCGVVPRELERMYPYATYRYNLGRCPDPIVHRSFLRIETVRIARYLEKTETLYRRRVAYCLGDFRAAMTAAVEQTGIPVTVAPAEETIAACRDPSARFPDGSLNSRAYLLDFERALKGADSR from the coding sequence ATGGCAGACAGGGATGAGAGCGCAGGGAACGGATACGTGACGCCGCCGTTTTTCCGCCCGGAGTTCGAGGAGGCGTTCCAGTTTATCGTCGGGGCGTATGCCGTCCGGCCCTCTGATCTGGCGGTGTTTCTCCCCTGCTCGGTCCAGAAACCCTACAGCACGAGCCCGAGCCACCGGAAGTTCGACGAGGTGATCGCCACGGCGGTCCCGGCAGTGAGGGCCCATGTGGTGGTCTTTGGCACCTGCGGGGTGGTGCCGCGGGAGCTGGAGCGGATGTACCCCTATGCCACGTACCGCTACAACCTGGGCCGGTGCCCTGACCCGATCGTCCACCGCTCGTTTCTCAGGATCGAGACGGTGCGGATCGCCAGGTATCTTGAGAAGACAGAGACGCTCTACCGCCGGCGGGTGGCATACTGCCTAGGAGACTTCAGGGCGGCGATGACGGCGGCGGTGGAGCAGACCGGCATTCCGGTTACGGTTGCGCCGGCGGAGGAGACGATCGCCGCCTGCCGCGACCCCTCGGCGCGGTTTCCCGACGGGAGCCTGAACTCCCGGGCCTATCTTCTGGATTTCGAGCGGGCGCTGAAGGGTGCGGATTCGCGATGA
- a CDS encoding methyltransferase domain-containing protein, with product MKMLFELSGEHPTLPYAELECVGRICDRRDRVAVAECPAPAATDRLALTHTVMEYLGECEPTADAVRALLADLALTSDRPFAARVKIIPGSREYPSQLALERLIGYGIAGPVSLKAPETVYRAVLTEDRCYLGRVIYSDLRTSYESRSPSTRPYFHPGVMMPRTARALLNLSLVMPGEVMADPFCGTGGMLEEGRRIGVRVVGSDFDRTMIAGSRLNVPEADLLLADATALPLRTGSVDAVVTDLPYGQSVCILGENFTRLYEGALDEIGRVLKAGRRAVVVTHRDIREIAAARFTIVQYHEQRVHKSLTRRILVLE from the coding sequence ATGAAAATGCTCTTTGAGCTCTCGGGCGAGCATCCGACGCTCCCCTACGCCGAGCTCGAATGTGTGGGCCGGATCTGCGACCGCCGCGACCGCGTGGCCGTCGCCGAATGTCCCGCCCCCGCGGCGACCGACCGCCTCGCCCTCACCCATACCGTCATGGAATATCTCGGCGAGTGCGAACCGACAGCGGACGCCGTCAGAGCCCTTCTGGCCGACCTCGCCCTCACCTCAGACCGCCCCTTTGCGGCGCGGGTGAAGATCATCCCGGGCTCCCGGGAGTACCCATCCCAGCTCGCCCTCGAACGGCTGATCGGATACGGCATCGCCGGCCCGGTCTCGTTAAAGGCGCCTGAAACGGTCTATCGGGCGGTTCTCACCGAGGACCGCTGCTACCTTGGCCGGGTCATCTATAGCGACCTCCGCACCTCGTACGAAAGCAGGAGCCCGTCCACCCGCCCGTATTTCCACCCGGGCGTCATGATGCCGAGGACGGCGCGGGCCCTCCTCAACCTCTCTCTCGTCATGCCCGGCGAGGTGATGGCAGACCCGTTCTGCGGCACCGGCGGCATGCTCGAAGAGGGACGGCGGATCGGGGTGCGGGTCGTCGGGAGCGACTTCGACCGCACCATGATCGCCGGCTCACGCCTCAACGTCCCCGAAGCCGACCTCCTCCTGGCCGATGCCACGGCCCTGCCCCTCCGCACCGGTTCAGTCGACGCCGTCGTCACCGACCTGCCGTACGGCCAGTCGGTCTGCATCCTCGGGGAGAACTTCACCCGCCTCTACGAAGGGGCCCTCGACGAGATCGGGCGGGTGCTGAAAGCGGGGCGGCGTGCCGTCGTCGTCACCCACCGGGACATCAGAGAGATTGCGGCCGCCCGCTTCACCATCGTCCAGTACCATGAACAGCGGGTCCACAAAAGCCTCACCCGGCGGATTCTCGTCCTTGAATAA
- a CDS encoding EVE domain-containing protein — MTCWIGISEGKAPEIVREKRIWGVAQRHADTISKVHLGDRIILCARDMGAPSLFGVYEVISELFVNQTPIFGDVGEVYPLRLKLRPVTLFDHPLPLASIAGDLETFAGSADWEADLQETVMRAIPDTDCTRLIAAAGRS; from the coding sequence ATGACCTGCTGGATAGGCATTTCTGAGGGGAAAGCGCCGGAAATTGTCCGGGAAAAACGCATCTGGGGTGTTGCACAGCGCCATGCCGATACGATCAGCAAAGTGCATCTCGGCGATCGGATCATCCTCTGCGCACGGGACATGGGAGCCCCCTCCCTTTTTGGCGTCTATGAGGTCATATCTGAACTCTTCGTCAACCAGACGCCCATCTTCGGAGACGTCGGCGAAGTCTACCCCCTGCGGCTGAAACTCAGGCCGGTAACCCTCTTCGACCACCCCCTCCCGCTCGCCTCCATCGCCGGCGACCTCGAAACCTTTGCCGGTTCTGCAGACTGGGAGGCTGATCTCCAGGAAACAGTGATGCGGGCAATCCCCGACACCGACTGCACGCGTCTGATCGCCGCCGCCGGCAGATCCTGA
- a CDS encoding AMP-binding protein has translation MADHNMEDYEETSASFSIDVPEAFNFGYDVIDAWARKDRNRLAMIWVDQKGNEKKFTFRDMMNLSNQAANILLKYGIGKGDRVLLLLPRIPEWWIFVIALIKLGAVYCPCPTLLTPKDLKYRIRAGKFKMVITDLENTWKIDEICRECPSLQVRFLADGELEGWASFPYELIYPAPVSHRTVSMPVAKKTRATDPMLIYFTSGTTGEPKMVLHNNAHPLGHIITAKLWQDLTEHDLHFTLSDTGWAKCGWGKIFGQWIAGATVFVYDIRGKFSATEILPILEKYEVTTFCAPPTVYRMLILADLKKYDLRELRHCTSAGEPLNPEVIRIWQEGTGLTIREGYGQTETVCAIASFPCMKPKFGSMGKPSPGWHIELHTEEGDPCEPFEEGRIAISLNPRPVGLIVEYLENKEANEESFKNGWYYTGDRAYMDDEGYFWFVGRDDDVIKSSGYRIGPFEVESALMEHPAVQECAVVGSPDLIRGLIVKAFVVLNAGFEPSEQLVKELQKHVKRTTAPYKYPRTVEFVDELPKTISGKIKRKELKMKEMQQFENGQTGDRPAA, from the coding sequence ATGGCAGATCATAACATGGAAGACTACGAAGAGACCAGTGCGTCTTTTTCCATTGACGTCCCCGAAGCGTTCAACTTCGGCTACGACGTCATCGACGCCTGGGCCAGAAAAGACCGGAACCGCCTGGCCATGATCTGGGTTGACCAGAAAGGCAACGAGAAGAAGTTCACCTTCAGGGACATGATGAACCTCTCGAACCAGGCGGCAAATATCCTTCTCAAATACGGCATCGGCAAAGGCGACCGTGTACTCCTCCTCCTCCCCAGAATCCCGGAGTGGTGGATCTTCGTCATCGCTCTCATCAAACTCGGCGCCGTATACTGTCCGTGCCCAACCCTCCTCACCCCCAAAGACCTCAAATACCGGATCCGGGCAGGAAAATTCAAGATGGTCATCACCGACCTGGAAAATACCTGGAAGATCGACGAGATCTGCCGGGAATGCCCGTCACTGCAGGTCAGGTTCCTGGCCGACGGCGAACTCGAGGGATGGGCGAGCTTCCCGTACGAACTGATCTACCCGGCGCCGGTCTCCCACCGCACCGTCTCGATGCCGGTGGCGAAAAAGACCCGCGCCACCGACCCGATGCTCATCTACTTCACCTCCGGCACCACCGGGGAACCCAAGATGGTCCTCCACAACAACGCCCATCCGCTCGGCCACATCATCACCGCAAAACTCTGGCAGGACCTCACCGAGCACGACCTCCATTTCACCCTCTCAGACACCGGATGGGCGAAATGCGGCTGGGGCAAAATCTTCGGGCAATGGATCGCCGGCGCTACGGTCTTCGTCTACGACATCAGGGGCAAGTTCTCGGCGACCGAGATCCTCCCGATCCTTGAGAAATACGAGGTGACCACCTTCTGCGCCCCGCCGACGGTCTACCGGATGCTGATCCTGGCCGACCTCAAGAAATACGACCTCAGGGAACTGCGCCACTGCACCAGCGCCGGCGAACCCTTAAACCCCGAGGTAATCCGCATCTGGCAGGAAGGCACCGGCCTCACGATCAGGGAAGGCTACGGCCAGACCGAGACGGTCTGCGCCATCGCCTCCTTCCCGTGCATGAAACCGAAATTCGGGTCGATGGGCAAACCCTCGCCCGGCTGGCACATCGAGCTCCACACCGAGGAGGGCGATCCCTGCGAACCCTTCGAGGAAGGAAGGATCGCCATCTCCCTCAACCCGCGGCCGGTCGGCCTCATCGTGGAATACCTTGAGAACAAAGAAGCGAACGAGGAATCGTTCAAGAACGGCTGGTACTACACCGGCGACCGCGCCTATATGGACGACGAGGGCTATTTCTGGTTCGTCGGCCGGGACGACGATGTGATCAAGAGTTCCGGTTACCGTATCGGCCCCTTCGAGGTGGAATCGGCGCTGATGGAGCACCCGGCCGTACAGGAATGCGCCGTCGTCGGATCCCCCGACCTGATCCGCGGCCTGATCGTCAAGGCGTTCGTCGTCCTCAACGCCGGTTTCGAACCCTCGGAGCAGCTTGTAAAAGAACTGCAAAAGCACGTCAAGAGGACGACCGCCCCGTACAAGTACCCGCGCACCGTCGAGTTCGTGGACGAACTCCCCAAGACCATCTCCGGCAAGATAAAACGCAAAGAACTGAAGATGAAGGAGATGCAGCAGTTTGAAAACGGTCAGACGGGCGACCGCCCTGCCGCCTGA
- a CDS encoding acyl-CoA synthetase — translation MNYEDVYASYHAEVPEYFNFGFDVVDMWAKKDRNRLAMIWADQEGHEKFYTFRHLMNLSNQAANMLLKYGINKGDRIIIMLHRIPEWWIFATAAIKLGVVFCPTPTMLTAKDLKYRVNAGKFKMVVTDLENAAKVNEICDQCPSLVSRFVVDGELPGWVSYHQELTYPAPVSSQLIKLPGMKRTRSTDPMLIFFSSGTTGEPKMVLHNHAYPIGHIITGRFWLDLKQNDLHFTLADTGWGKSSWGKFFGPWMQGACTLVYDIRGKFKATELLPVLEKYEVTTFCAPPTVYRMLILADLGKFDFSQLRHCVSAGEPMNPEVIRAWKEGTGLTIYEGYGQTETVLCIGTFPGMEVKQGSMGRPAPGWRIELHDDDGQPVPVGEEGRIAIWAEPRPPGMFLSYIDNDAANADAFCGDWYYTGDKAYMDADGYFWFVGRADDVIKSSGYRIGPFEVESALMEHPAVQECAVVGSPDVIRGMIVKAFVILAPGFVPSETLVKEIQRFVKNTTAPYKYPRAIEFVDELPKTISGKIRRNVLRERENERYNSVRED, via the coding sequence ATGAATTACGAGGACGTCTATGCCTCCTACCATGCGGAGGTGCCGGAGTACTTCAACTTCGGCTTCGACGTCGTCGATATGTGGGCAAAGAAAGACCGCAACCGCCTGGCGATGATCTGGGCCGACCAGGAAGGGCATGAAAAGTTCTACACCTTCCGCCACCTGATGAACCTCTCCAACCAGGCGGCGAACATGCTCCTCAAGTACGGCATCAACAAGGGCGACCGGATCATCATCATGCTCCACCGCATTCCTGAGTGGTGGATCTTTGCCACAGCAGCGATTAAACTCGGCGTTGTATTCTGCCCGACACCGACGATGCTGACGGCCAAGGACCTGAAGTACCGGGTGAACGCCGGCAAGTTCAAGATGGTCGTCACCGACCTGGAGAACGCCGCAAAGGTGAACGAGATCTGCGACCAGTGCCCCTCCCTCGTCTCCCGCTTCGTGGTGGACGGGGAGCTTCCCGGCTGGGTCAGTTACCACCAGGAGCTCACCTACCCGGCCCCGGTCTCGTCCCAGCTGATCAAACTCCCTGGCATGAAGAGGACCCGCTCGACCGATCCGATGCTCATCTTCTTCTCCTCGGGCACGACGGGCGAGCCGAAGATGGTCCTCCACAACCATGCATACCCGATCGGGCACATCATCACCGGCCGGTTCTGGCTCGACCTCAAGCAGAACGATCTCCACTTCACCCTCGCCGACACCGGTTGGGGGAAGTCCTCCTGGGGCAAGTTCTTCGGGCCGTGGATGCAGGGCGCCTGCACCCTCGTCTACGATATCCGCGGCAAGTTCAAAGCGACCGAACTCCTGCCGGTGCTGGAGAAGTACGAGGTGACCACCTTCTGCGCCCCGCCGACGGTCTACCGGATGCTGATCCTGGCCGATCTCGGCAAGTTCGACTTCTCCCAGCTCCGTCACTGCGTGAGCGCCGGCGAGCCCATGAACCCCGAGGTGATCAGGGCGTGGAAGGAAGGCACCGGGCTTACCATCTACGAGGGCTACGGCCAGACTGAGACGGTGCTCTGCATCGGGACGTTCCCGGGCATGGAGGTGAAGCAGGGGTCGATGGGCCGCCCGGCACCAGGCTGGCGGATCGAGCTCCACGACGACGACGGGCAGCCGGTGCCGGTCGGTGAGGAGGGGCGGATCGCCATCTGGGCCGAACCGCGGCCGCCCGGCATGTTCCTCTCGTACATCGACAACGATGCGGCGAACGCCGACGCCTTCTGCGGGGACTGGTATTACACCGGCGACAAGGCCTACATGGATGCAGACGGCTATTTCTGGTTTGTTGGCCGCGCCGACGACGTGATCAAGAGTTCCGGCTACCGGATCGGCCCCTTCGAGGTGGAGTCGGCCCTGATGGAGCACCCGGCCGTGCAGGAGTGCGCCGTCGTCGGGTCGCCCGACGTCATCCGCGGCATGATCGTCAAGGCGTTCGTCATCCTCGCCCCGGGCTTTGTGCCCTCTGAGACCCTGGTCAAGGAGATCCAGCGGTTCGTGAAGAACACGACCGCCCCGTACAAGTACCCGCGCGCGATCGAGTTCGTGGACGAACTCCCCAAGACGATCTCCGGCAAGATCCGGCGGAACGTCCTGCGGGAGCGCGAGAACGAGCGCTACAATTCGGTCAGGGAAGACTGA